CCGCCAACTCGGCGAGCTGCACCTGCACCGAATCGAGGGCATCGAGCAGCTGCGTCTCCAGCCCCGGGGACTGCAGCGGCAACGGTGTTGCCTCCGCCTTGGCGCGGAGGCGCTGCGCATAGATGTGCCCGCGCATCCAGAGGGCGCCCAGAATGAACGAGCCGACGGGAAGGGCGAGAAGGAAGTAGTAGAACTCTTCACTGATCGGGATCATCGGGGGCTCCAGGGGCAAGGCCCATCAAGGGGATATCCGAAGGTACATCGGGGGAGCGGCGACTGTACCGCAGCGCATCCCGCAGCTCATCCGAAATGTTGGGCCGCACCGCGTAGCGGACCAGCCGCTCGTCCAGCGTGAAGCCCGCCTTCTCGAGGACGCGCGCCGAGGCGTGGTTGTCGACGTCGCAGGTGGCCCAGAGGCGGTGGGTCGCCGGCAGCGACAACGCCCAATCCGCCACCGCCACGCAGGCCGCCGTCGCCAGGCCGCGGCCCCACTGCTGCCGATGGACCAGGAAGCCGATCTCGGCGGCATCGCCCTCCATCCTGCACGAGATCCCGCCGATGGCGCGGTCACTCTCCCGCTCGGCGATCACCCAGTAGAACTCCTCACCGCGCTCCCACCGTTCGGCCCGCGCATCGATCGTGTGGAAGATGCGGTCGAGCGTCGCCCCGACGGGCCAGTCGGCATAGCGCGCGACCTCGGGGTCGTTGGCATACTCGAGGATCGCCTCGGCGTCGGACGGCCGCGGCCGGCGCAAACGCAACTCGGCGAGCTCGAAGCGTTCGGGCGGCCCGCGCCGCATCTCCCACACCATCGTGTCGCGCGGCTCGCCCTGTGGCGTCAGTCCGTCGTTGCGCAGCACCTCGCGCAGCGTGAAGCCGAGCCGCTCGGGGACCCGCGCGCTCGCGGTGTTGAGCGGATTGCAGCGAACCTCGACCACCTCGGTGCCCGGATCGGTGAACGCGATCGCCGTCAGCGTGCGCGTCACCTCGGTGGCCAGGCCGCGGCGGGTGTGCTCCTGATCGATCCAATAGCCGATCTCGATGACGCCTGGCGCCTGCCGCAGATGGAGGCCGGTGCCACCGAGCACGCGCTGCTCATCGGGGGTGAAGATCGCGTAGATCCACTCGGTCCCCGCGTGAAAGTTCTCCGCAAACCGCGTCAGCTTTGCAGTGACCACCTCGAGCGGCGACGGCTCCTCCATCGCCCACGGCATCCAAGCGCGCAGGTGCTCGAGGTTCGCGTCGACGGTCGCCTTGAGGAGCGGCGCATCCTCGGGCCGCCAGCAGCGGAGCAGCAGGCGGTCGGTGGCGATGCGTTCGGGGAAGGAGGTCAACTCAAGTGCGTTCAGCTCGCTGGGGAGGTGCGCCGGAATGCGGCCCACGATCCGGTCGACTTCCGGAGGAGGGTTTCGTGATGTCCCGTCACGATGAAGTCGGTCAACGTCCCGACGACCTCATAGCCCAGCCGGCGGTAAAGGCGCTCCGCGTCGGGGTTGAACGAGGAGACGCAGAGAAAGACGTTGGGAGCGCGGCGATGCGCCGCTCGGCCCATGCGAGCAGAGGAAGCTGCCACCAGCACTGCCGGCGCGGGCGACGCAGACAAGCGTCTGAGATCCCGCCCCGCACCATCCCATGCAGGTCGAGCACCGGGAAGCCAGCCACCTCGTCGCCGCCCGCACCGGACGTGCACCGCGAGCCGGATCGGTGAGCCCTCGCACCCCGGCTTCGACGGTGCGCCCAAGCGTGCGCCATGGCTCCATGGCGGCCATCAGCTCCGCGCACTCGCGGCCCCCCGGCGCCGCGCCCGCAGCGGGGCGGACGTCGGCGTCGGTGCAGGTCACCGGCACATCATCCCCGCCCAACCGCTGCATCGCCGCCGCTTCGCCTCAGCAGACCGGGCGTGCGCCCCCCCGGTCAATCGCCGCAGCCGGCGGCGCTGATCAGCCGCCGCGCCGGGGGGGGCCGAGGCCCAGGTCACCCAGGGATCGCGGCGCCGCGCACCTGTTCGTTGGGGGGTCGCAGCCCGAGTCCAGCAGGGATGCAACGCATCCGACGGGTGCCCTGCGAGAAGATGAAGAACTCCCCGCCCCCGCGGCAGCGCGAGGCACAGCGAAAAGGCGCCGCGCAGGCCGTCGCCACGCACCAACCGATACGGGACCGGCCGCTATTGAAGCCCAGGCTACCCGACAGCCGATGCCGACGCAGAGAATCGGCAGCCCGCCGCTGCCGATGAACCCGAGGACGGTGAACGGACCCCTGGCGGCCCCAAGCAGGACGCTCCTGCACGAAGGAGCCGCGGCCGCCGAATCGGCACCGGCCACGGCCCACGCCACGCGGGAGGACGGCCACCAACGGCACCGGATCGTAGCCGTCCCTGGCATGCCACCGGTGGGGAACACGACGGTCCGCCGCGCAGCCTGGGAGACGTGGCTCTTCGCCGCCCCCGCCGAGCCAGCCTGAGAGGAGGACGCCCCGCCCCAGCGGCTGCACCACAGGGCCCGCCAATCGGGTCCGATCGGCGATCCGTGGGCCCGATCAGATGTCGACCAGCACCTCGAACCCGCCGAAGCTGAACCGCTTGAACTCGAAGGGCATCGGCTTGTCCTTCATCTGCTCCGGACTCATGGCGGGGTCGCTCATGACCTTGGCGTTGACCTCGTCACGATGCTGCCGTGAGTTGTAGACGATGAACGCGAAGATGAGCCGTTCATCCGCCGCGAGTCCGGTGAGTGTCGGGAACGGCAACGTCTCCATCTCTCCCATCTGCGGATAGAGGTCGTCGCCGACGCATTCCTTGTAATCGAGCGCGCCGTGCTTCATCCAGACGTCCCGGCCCTGTTCGGCCATCGCGCGATAGGCGTCGAGCTTGTCGGCAGGGACCACGATCAGAAAGCCGTCCACGTATCTCATGTCGCATTCTCCTTTGGGGGCTGTGCGAGCCGTTTCCATCCAAGCTACCACCACATTCTGCCTCGCGGGCCGCCACCCGCGTCGCGCCCTCAGCCGGTCGAGAGCACGAACTGGTTTCCTTCGCTGTCCTTGAAGATCGCCGACGTGCCCCACGGCTCGACCTTGGGCTCCTTCACGAACTCGACGCCGGCGGCCTTGAGCTCGTGGTACGTCGCGACCACATCGTCGCACTGGAAGGACATGTTCATGAAGCCGCCGATCCACCCCTCCTGGCCGGGTGCCGTGAACAGCACCACGCCGGTCTGCGCGCGCGGGATGCTCAACTCGATCCATCGCTGCCCGGGACCCATCGGCGAGTCGGTGGCGATCCGGAACCCCATCTTCTCGGTATAGAAGGCGAGGGCGCGGTCCTGGTCGTGGACGGGAATGCTGACGAACTTCACCTGCTTGATCATGCGAGGCTCCGGGGCGAAAGGGTCGACGATGCGATGCCGTGCGGCGGAAACCATCGCCTGCGGGGAATTGGCGCGCAAGGCGCGTAATCGTTACTATGGCATTCCTTGCCATAGCCTCCGGAGCGACCTTATGGTGATGACGCTCGACCCCTATATCATCGACACCTTGATGGCCGACCTGGTCAGCCACGATCGTCAGCCGTCGGCCTTCCTCGTCTACCTGACCCTCACGCGGTGGGCCCATAGCCCGCATCGCCCGCAGATCGCGATGGCGCTGCAGGACATCGCCGAGTCGACGGGGTTGTCGAAGCGCACGGTGCAGTCGGCGATCGCCCATCTCGTCTACCGCCGCCTCCTGGCCGTCGACCGCGCGTCGCCCACGTCGGTCCCCATCTACACCGTGCTGCGTCCGTGGCGGCGGGGGGCGTAGTCCGCCCTCGCTACCCCTCCTCCTCCTCGCGCAACAAGTGCTGCCAGTAGCGCTCGGGATGCTCCAGCAGTCCCTTGGTGATCTGATAGTGTGACGTCTCCTCGAGCGTCGTGGGGCTGATCGTCCCGTCGTCGAAGGAGAGCAGCGCGGCACCCGGGTAGGTCATCAGGATGGTCGAGTGCGTCGCGATCACGAACTGCGTCGCCCCACCCTGCGCCAGTCTCGCCATCTGCACCAGCAACGCCAGCTGCCGCTGCGGGGAGAGCGCCGCCTCGGGTTCGTCCATCAGGATCAGGCCCGGGGTCATCCACGACGAGAGCACCGACAGGAACGCCTCGCCGTGCGACCGCGTGTGCAGCGAGCGGCCGCCATAGCGCGCGAAGGGATCGCCCAGAAACTCGGGGTCCGCCTTCCGCTCCTCGAGCAGCGTCGCAAAGTGCGCCTGA
The DNA window shown above is from Gemmatimonadota bacterium and carries:
- a CDS encoding GNAT family N-acetyltransferase, with the protein product MGRIPAHLPSELNALELTSFPERIATDRLLLRCWRPEDAPLLKATVDANLEHLRAWMPWAMEEPSPLEVVTAKLTRFAENFHAGTEWIYAIFTPDEQRVLGGTGLHLRQAPGVIEIGYWIDQEHTRRGLATEVTRTLTAIAFTDPGTEVVEVRCNPLNTASARVPERLGFTLREVLRNDGLTPQGEPRDTMVWEMRRGPPERFELAELRLRRPRPSDAEAILEYANDPEVARYADWPVGATLDRIFHTIDARAERWERGEEFYWVIAERESDRAIGGISCRMEGDAAEIGFLVHRQQWGRGLATAACVAVADWALSLPATHRLWATCDVDNHASARVLEKAGFTLDERLVRYAVRPNISDELRDALRYSRRSPDVPSDIPLMGLAPGAPDDPDQ
- a CDS encoding DUF1428 domain-containing protein, whose protein sequence is MRYVDGFLIVVPADKLDAYRAMAEQGRDVWMKHGALDYKECVGDDLYPQMGEMETLPFPTLTGLAADERLIFAFIVYNSRQHRDEVNAKVMSDPAMSPEQMKDKPMPFEFKRFSFGGFEVLVDI
- a CDS encoding VOC family protein, whose translation is MIKQVKFVSIPVHDQDRALAFYTEKMGFRIATDSPMGPGQRWIELSIPRAQTGVVLFTAPGQEGWIGGFMNMSFQCDDVVATYHELKAAGVEFVKEPKVEPWGTSAIFKDSEGNQFVLSTG
- a CDS encoding helix-turn-helix domain-containing protein translates to MVMTLDPYIIDTLMADLVSHDRQPSAFLVYLTLTRWAHSPHRPQIAMALQDIAESTGLSKRTVQSAIAHLVYRRLLAVDRASPTSVPIYTVLRPWRRGA
- a CDS encoding AAA family ATPase: MRPDAELRPDLFPGTLPFVRSLDLQFDAPVTILIGENGSGKSTVVEALAELCGLPAGGGGRNELADLRTPQGRSELAPFLRASFATKPRHAYFFRAEFQAHFATLLEERKADPEFLGDPFARYGGRSLHTRSHGEAFLSVLSSWMTPGLILMDEPEAALSPQRQLALLVQMARLAQGGATQFVIATHSTILMTYPGAALLSFDDGTISPTTLEETSHYQITKGLLEHPERYWQHLLREEEEG